A stretch of Imperialibacter roseus DNA encodes these proteins:
- a CDS encoding TIGR00266 family protein, with translation MRSHEIDYKIFGESIQTVEVELDPRETVIAEAGAMLYMEDGIIFETKMGDGSEPDQGFLGKLLSAGARALTGESVFMTHFTNHGVGKKKVAFSAPYPGTIIPIDLATQQGNQLIVQKDGFLCAALGTKVSITFNKKIGSGLVGGEGFILQKLQGDGKAFVHAGGTVIEKQLNNETLRIDTGCVVAFEHTLDFDVQSSGGLKSMLFGGEGLFLATLRGTGKVWLQSMPIRKLIQVLAPYGKNSGKEGSSILGSLLES, from the coding sequence ATACGATCACACGAAATTGATTACAAGATTTTTGGTGAAAGCATTCAAACCGTTGAAGTAGAGCTTGATCCACGAGAAACTGTCATCGCCGAAGCCGGGGCCATGCTTTACATGGAAGACGGCATCATCTTCGAAACCAAAATGGGAGACGGCTCAGAGCCCGACCAGGGTTTCCTGGGCAAATTGCTTTCGGCCGGTGCCCGGGCACTTACCGGCGAGTCTGTTTTTATGACCCATTTCACTAACCATGGCGTCGGTAAAAAGAAAGTGGCCTTTTCTGCGCCCTACCCCGGCACCATTATTCCCATTGACCTGGCTACCCAGCAGGGCAACCAGCTGATTGTGCAGAAGGATGGGTTTCTGTGCGCCGCACTCGGCACAAAAGTGTCGATCACCTTCAACAAAAAGATTGGCTCCGGACTTGTTGGCGGCGAGGGCTTCATTCTTCAAAAGCTTCAGGGAGATGGCAAAGCATTTGTGCACGCCGGTGGCACCGTGATAGAAAAACAGCTGAACAACGAAACGCTACGGATCGATACCGGCTGCGTAGTGGCCTTTGAGCATACGCTTGACTTTGATGTGCAGAGCTCGGGAGGATTAAAATCCATGCTTTTTGGTGGAGAAGGCCTTTTTCTGGCTACATTGAGAGGCACCGGAAAGGTGTGGCTGCAGTCGATGCCTATCAGAAAACTGATTCAGGTGCTGGCGCCATATGGTAAAAACAGTGGTAAGGAGGGCAGCTCCATTCTTGGAAGCCTCCTGGAATCATAG